In a genomic window of Thermoproteus tenax Kra 1:
- a CDS encoding 30S ribosomal protein S11 yields MSTAGEQTETKPQKLRWGIAWIYSSSNNTMITITDLTGAETVARVSGGQVVKADKDKPSPWAAMQAAYRAAQLAMARGINAVHIKVRGPGGYGMKVPGPGASAAIRALARAGLIIGRIEDVTPIPHDTIRPPHGRKGRRV; encoded by the coding sequence GTGTCCACCGCCGGCGAACAGACGGAAACAAAGCCTCAGAAGCTGAGGTGGGGTATAGCGTGGATTTATTCAAGTAGCAATAATACTATGATAACGATAACCGATCTGACAGGGGCAGAGACTGTGGCCCGCGTGAGCGGAGGACAAGTAGTTAAGGCGGATAAAGACAAGCCATCTCCCTGGGCTGCCATGCAGGCTGCATATAGGGCCGCGCAACTGGCCATGGCCAGAGGGATCAACGCAGTCCATATAAAGGTCAGAGGGCCAGGAGGCTACGGGATGAAGGTTCCAGGCCCTGGCGCCAGCGCAGCCATCAGAGCTCTGGCGAGGGCCGGCCTCATAATAGGGAGAATAGAGGACGTCACTCCAATACCTCACGACACTATAAGGCCGCCGCATGGCCGTAAAGGGAGGAGAGTCTAA